acttttttttttcctaaattgaACATTAcctaaaatacaaaacaaacacagtaTTCTGATATTGCTGTCACAGTTACATATGGGAGAATTAATCCCTTTTATGGCCCTGCAATAAAATGCATCCTGAGATTCAATGCTGAACATACTATACAAAGCTagcaatacatttttttgcttAACTGTAGAAAagtcacatttaaaaataatttttataataataaacaGCTGTCCTTTATATTGTGCTTtctcaggggggaaaaaaaatcaccagaaCTTACCTCATCACTAGAAGAAGCAAAGTACAGCTGCAGTATTATGTGGAAACACACTATGAGCATGTAAAAACTGTATAAAAGAAACCACTATTGTGtgaaaagagtaaaaatatttgGTAACAATTTTGGTTTACCAATTATTTACAGTCAGGGCAAttgatttatttaatattttaaaaaatgtatggCTCAAGAAGTTACCGCCCACTTCCCTTCTTTACAAATGACACTAAATAACAATTACAAAAGTGCTTCCTGCTTGAAAGGTCAAAACAGGTGACAGTCTGCGAAACACAATACCTCTTTATTGGAACAGCTGAGGGCAGAAAGCCTTCTCAGTCTTTAATTCTTGGTATGTTGTAGGCGTAACGCACTAAAGGGAAGCCCCTGCTTTGGTAGAAGCAGGCACGGCCGCAGGCCTGCACTTGGTCTGAGCTGTCCGACACGAAGGAGTCGTCCTCGTCCACGTAGTCTGAGTGGGCCGACTGTGTGCCACAGTCTGACCAGTAGCCATCCAGCCTTTGGCACGGCACCACTGCCAGTGCGGGACAGCTGTGGGACTTCATTAAATGTTTACAGGGCACGGGCTtggacagcagcagtgactcaCAACACTCACAGAGAGCAACACTACCGCCCTGCAAGTGAGAGTAAATGCTGCAGTCGTAGTAAAAGTCCTGTGCCACGTCCCCTTGGGCACTGACAGCAATCGCCACTGCCCCATTCCTCCTGCTAAGGTGGCGCCTGAGCAGCTTCCAGTCTTCCTTGAACTTCGGGTTGAAGAACACATACAGGACTGGGTTCAGGCAAGCAGGCAGTGGGAAAAATATCAAAGTGACAGACTTCATGATTTCAGGGCTGATAGAAATCGCCGTGATCAACGgtgcaaaggaaaagaatgcaACAGGACAGAAGAAGATGCAGTTGGTGAAGATCAGCCAAGCAACATGCTTAATTGTGCTGGACTGGGAGTTCTCGGAGAGATCCTCCTTCTCCAAGTTGCAATAGAGTTTAGTGTAGATAACAGCCATCAGCAAAAACGCAAGAGAATTCAGCAGCACTAGAGTTACTGTGAAACCTAACAAAGGTGTTTCTCCAGTGGGGAAGGGCAAGCAAAGGGGTGATGCTGAGTACTCTGCTTTATAAAAAAGGGGTAAGCAGCCCGCTACCAGAGcacacaggaaagcaaaaaatgctgcaatttgaaattgtttttggCGgttgcttttcccctttttaataAACTCCTTTGCAGACAAGCTCCGTTCAACAGCTGCCAACATCAGGAAAATAATGGCactttctgaggaaaaaactGCAAGAAACCCAGCAATTCTGCAACCACTGCCAGTCTCCCACCATATGCCAAATTCAGCAAATCTTCCCCAAGATACAGCATCCAAGAAAGTTAAAATACCAGTATAGACTCCCATAAATAAGTTAGAGACAGAAATTAGGCCTATAAACAGTTTGGAAGATGGCAATGTAGTACAGGATGCAAATATTGTTAACATGACAAGCAGGTTGAAGAACAAAGCgaccaaaaaaataaaccagacaGTAAGGCGAATCATCCAGCTGCCCAATAAATATTCACACGGCTTAAAAGCAcctagaagaaaacaaaaaacaaagagaaggacaagcaatttaggaaaaaaattctgccttAATATGCAAGATCTTGAGATGGTCTTAAAAGCAAACTCCTCATTAATTCATGAATAGAATACACAGCTGAACAGCTAAATAGGTCGGCTCAAAGTAAACTATTCTGCTGAAGTTATTTACTAATTAATTATGtctgaaataataattactgtAGTGAATGGTCACTTGAGAACATTTTGTATAAACAAGCAAGCTAAGCAAACTTAATTACCTTTTAGCTATTCAAAATAGCTTTAATTGATGTGCcctaaatacttttttattttatgtagaTTTCATTATAGAAAAGGAtggcaaaaaatacaaaagtgaATGTTCACAAGCCCCTTGTaagggaaaagaattttttagaAGGAACATGTTCTCtcaaaaaattattcacaaaCATGCCTGCTGAAGTAACTTTTGGTGACAAGGAAATATCTGTAGAACAGCAGACAAGTTCAATTTAAGTAGCTTTAACAGGGACAGGAATTTACCACAagccctgtcccccagcctCACCACTGAAAGGCACTGTGAGCTTGAAAAATCatatgagaaaattattttttcttcttttttttgccaCTTAAAACAGCTTACATAATAAAAATGTCCAACAAACAAAATATAAGGACACAAGACAAAGAACAAAGCTCACTACTATTGCATATCCTACTAATCCCCCTAACTGCCCTTTATTCCATAGGGAAATCCTACTGATTTTAAGTAACCATTAGAAGAATTTAACCTCTCCTATATCCCCATTAGGCACCTCTAATTGTCCTAAGCACAGTAGCTCAGGattcctccctgcagctgaggaCCACTCAGGGAGCAGATGAAAAATGCCAGACTGCAAAGGGTGAAGCCTCTGAGCTGGAGTCAGCCTGTGACTGAGGGCTGCACATGCCTTTCCTCTAGGCGGGGGAAAGGTAAGGAAAacccatccctgctgtgggcaggaacaGAACTGACAAGAATGATTCAATGGCAGTGCAAAAATCTCCCAAGGCCTAAAGCAACTTCCAGAAATTAATGAactgacaaggaaaaaaaaaaatcaaaatctttttgtttgtttaaatgaTCAAGCTTCATTTTTGGGCAGAAAATAATGAAGCCCACTGGATTATCAGAAAATCAGGAGTAAAACCCTTTTTTAGCAGGTCTTGCCAAGTAAAACATCCACGACAGAATAATTAACCTTACAATACATTCGTGTGACATAACACTACCTGCTAAGCTGAcctacttaaaaataaaaacaacttcctacttatgaaattttaaaatgtcagttctGTGCTTCCAAAAATCAATTTGAAGCTATTTTTCTAGTAGCTGTACTTGAGACAAGTAAAAGCCACTaccctttcctgcctttctcccaAATCCTTTGAGTTAAAAGTTACCCTCCTCTCACACTGATATTCCCAGCCCATGCTGGGATGGGGCAAAAATTCATGCTTGGAAGGATGTTTCAGGAAACTTGAGCTCCTTGAGCACCACTGCTCAGCAACCCATTCTTTAGGCAAGGTGCAAAGTGGATCTCTAGGCTGAGCAGTGATTCAGAACTGACATGGTGGGTGGAGTATTCTATGACCAGATGGCAGCATGGAATAGAAACTTGTTAGTACGAGAGGGACAGGTGAAAAACAAGGCAAACTGTGAACCTGTAGAACAAGCTCTTTCTTTCAGACCTACTACAGCATTTCTGGCAGGGACAAAAAGAAAGAGctaaagactttaaaaatttaaCCCATGTAACACACCATCTCAATTCTCATTCTGTAAACAGGAGATCAAAAGCAAATAAGCACATTTAACAAATTAACTTTTAGATTATGTACAATTACATTAATATATTTGACTTTCTGACTACATGTTTTTTTGGCTGTGATCAAGAAATCCTTATGATATTCTGGATATTAAAGCCAGAGCTAGCTCAAAAGATAAACAAATTTGCATAACTAAAATAGCAGttaggagaagagaaagaagtaaGACTTGGAAAACTCCTGCTCACCCAGGAGTAACTTCATTGGAAGCATACTGTATCTGCATGTTCCTGTTTATACAGACAAAAGGGTGCAGGATGTAGAGAAGGAATCCTCTGGAGAggcaaaggaagaaagcaagagGCACCACAACAAGTGGTTCAGGAGCTGAGTGAAACTATGTACAGAAATTGGCAGTCTGACTAAGAGAAACAGAAGGGCAGAAACAAAGCTGCctagaatgaaaatattcattgCAAGATCAAAGACTTTCAACACTCCTGGACTGTTCAAGCCTGACTTGGAGTAAATCTGGTATGCCAATAAGACTATTCATTGCACAAGTGTCTTGAGCAGTTTAagatgctgctgcctgctccagctgcttgtAACAGCCTTCTGCTCACAGTTAATGCAGctacagcagggctggggaacagatcacaaagctgctcctcatcctctctCCTAGAAAGACATCAAGATTCCTTAAAACCACCAACAATAGACAGCAGTTTTTAAAGCACAGGCTGAACTCTCACTGAAACAGATGACCATTCACACAGTCTGCTCCAGACATCTCCTTGGAGAAATAAGGCAGAATTGGGAGGCAGTGCATTAGCATACTCCAAATATAAGCATTACAGTCTTGGTTATTCTGCTTATGGAAAgaaattttggtattttttccagCACAGTTCATCAGTGAAGGGCTAATGTGTCTAAAGCTGAGTCAGATTTTTGTGATTGCTTGtccaaaacaacactgacatcAAATCAAGTTTCACTGAAAGCACTGGAGAATTTCATCTTCTACATACAGAATGACTACCAGGAATCAAAGATCTAATTCACTCAACTCTTTGCATTAACACCATGCCTGAAGTTCAGTGTGGCTAAAGCACATGATGAGATTTACCTGTTGCTGGTGTACAGTGAATAACAGTCTGTCCtaattcctcatttttctcatttcttagAGTATCTGCATTAGctgtaaaagtgaaaaacatGTTAGttgtaggaagaaaaataagtgaaatagCAGTGAAGCTGCCTAGGATGGAAGTAGTTCACTGACACCCGAGCCTTGTGACAAGTGAAGTAAGTGGTTCTGGTTTGCCACATGAGGTCAGATGCTCAGTGAAGAAATTGCTGCTCACAAGGCTTTATAACCAGGCAACATCTTTGAGCACTGAAGGATCTGTGGAGCCTGAAATAGTCAGGGGAAGGACAAGTCCTGTCTGAATAGAAAGACTGAAACACTGAGAACGATAAAACCATGACAGAAGCAATATCTGcagtttgactttttttttaattacttttttttttccagacaggCAAGTCTTACAGTGTCCAGCATACCTTTCACGTCTTTAGAAggaacacagcactgctgatttGTAAACAATTGCTAAGCACTTTCAGAGACCTCTTCTGTATCCCTATAAAGACTTATATTTTTCCTATTCCCTTATTCAAAGGCAACACACACTGTTATTCTAGTCTGGTACAAAACAATACTGCTGGTTAAGTACATGAAGCATTTACCCTTCTCATGATCCATCAAGGCACCTTGATCTTGGTGACTGGAATCTTCAGCATTGGAGTGTAGATAAGAATCACAACCCCAAAATGCACAGCACTGATAAGCATATGGTACAGAGAGTAACCTGAAATACACGCGGGACAAGGAAGACCATTAAACTTTGTAACCAAAGTTAAGACTACCacctattaaaaatatttcagtagcaCACTTCAGTGCTAAACTCAAATCTTCTTTTTCTCACAGTGGCTGATAAAAACTGTTTCAAACTGGATCACGTATAAGCATTTCTAATGAACTCTTGCACTGAGATAAAGGACAGATGATGTTTACAAGTGAGAAGTACAAAGATGATGTCATGATATTTAGCTCTCTACTATTCTTTATACTTCATATACAAACCAAACTCTGATCAGGGTTAGTTCATGGCATTGCTGtagaaattaaactgaaaattaagaCAGTTCAGTAACAAATGGAAATCTACCCAAAGCACTACTCTCAAACCAGATGATATCTTGCCCAAAAAGTGGTGGAGgatattaaaaaatcccaagaaaattatttgtaactGGCTTGTATCCTAGAGCAGTCAGATGCCCTTTctacagagcagcactgagatCCTGCAGGACTCAGCAAAGACCATTTGCCATGGGCACTGCACACACCAGCTCCAttcagcacacactgctgggcactgcaaGCACCCTGGGGTGTTCTTTACCAACGTACCGCAGCTTGGCAAAGTTCTTGGCTGCCAAAGCTTCTTTCAGTTCAGAATTGCCTGTGAGTTTCAGCTGGTTCAGTCCACTCAATCCTTCAGCTGGAACTGAACTGAGCTCGTTGAAACTCAGGTCTCTGGAATGTGAATATTAACACCGTGTTATAAAGTAAGTTTGAAGACCCTCTGGCACACATTTCATTAAAGTAGGGAAGGGCTTTACCACACGAGGCTGTGGTCTGGAAATGCCTGTCAGTGCAGCAGGCACTCTAAAGAAATGTGCCCTGCATGTATTCAGCTAACAGGAGCCTTCCTGATTCACAGATATTAAACAAATTATGAACGCATCACTTTTAAGCTAAAAACATTTATTATCTCAGCAGCTGAATGCTAGAGAGAGGCGGTGACTACACAGAACAGCCTACTTACAGGTTAAGAAGCGCTCCAACAGTGATGAAAGCTCCCTTGTGGATCTGATGGATCCGATTTCTACTGAGGTCCCTGCAATGAATGCCAAAGGAGATTATTTGGCAGTTTCACCAACTGTAACAGCCACTGTACTGAGAAGAAAAGCTAAGGTGACAAATATATCATGCCTGtatcagaaaagcagaacataTCCCCTCTCTTCCCATTCAGCCAGGTGCAATAGCAGCCAAATTCCTTGGTAATGCAGCTGTATCCTGCTCCACCTCAtctcccattcctgctccctctccccttcTCTCTGACACTACAGCACAAGCTGTGCTCCCAAGGCAGATGCTGCTTCTGGCATCACCTATTCCAGCATGAAGGTGCCAGGATGACCACTTTAGTGACAACTGCATTTATAGCAGGGCACATTGGCAGAGATGGGGGAAGACAACAAAAGAACAAGCAGAGGAGCATCTGGTTTGCTGCATTtcaaatccagctccagcttctGCTGGACCACCATGAATTATAACATTGTTCTTAAAATATCTGTCTATTTCTGGATTGCTCTTCCTGCTAACTTAATATAGCTTGAGTTGTAAGGGGAGAAGATAATTGTTTACTTATCTGCTTCTCCTGAGGAAAACAGATAGGATCTCTCCAACAAATACTATATAATGAAATAATACAGTGACAATGCAAAATACTGgaccactgaaaaaaatctcattttttagactttgtatttataaaaatatttttataggctagaaaaataaaatggagaatAGAAGGAACAGGGCTGAAACTGGCTGCTGGCCTTTTGCCATCAATCAAACTTCTAACACCAAACCCTGACATCAGTTTACATAGGAAATCAAAACCAGGATCTTGTTTCACTTAGCATGCAGCTACATCTGCACTCACAGGACACGAAGGGAAGATAGTCCTTGAAAGGTGTCCTCTGCAATTTCATGGATTTGATTATGCTGTAAGgaactgcaaaaggaaaaagcagaaacagaactTTATTAGCTGATTTCAAACAAAGGGTAGCTTGGTGTCTGCTAATGGATGGCTTTAGCCTTAGCAGTGCAAGGTTTTACTCATTTCCCCTCCTAGACAGACTGTCAAGTGTTTTGCATCAGCTATGTTCATACAACCCTGGAGCACtttcccagcacctctgcccaATCCCAATTCACAACTCATTTAATTCAGAAGAAACTTTTAAGTGTGGACTGAATTACTTTCAAGCTAAAAGTAACACCTTGCAAACCCTGAAGAGTCatactgaaatttaaaacaacTCCCCATCCTGCATGGAATCTTTGGGCATATTCTAACCATTCCATTTATGTGCATAACAATACTACTATGAAATGCAGGATTAAGCTGTCTCTTTCAATACTTTTGTGCCACAGGAATAATTAAGCATTAGATAATTAAGGAAGGCACAAGTGGTTGAATTCTCTGTCTCACTTCTCATGAAATCTCTCTGTccttaatttttgaaaatttttatcaaacatgaaggaaaaacatCTCTAGAGACATGGACTCGGAATACTAAAgagtttataaaaataaacaacactTATTTCCACTTACATTTCTTCCAAGGTGTGGCAGCCCTTAAAACTTGGGAGGTCCTTTATATTGTTATAAGACAAGTcccttcaaaacagaaaatgggaGAAGGATGCTTAGCTCAACTCCTTTCTACTTGAAATATCTCATCATTTGCAACTATTAAATAGATTGACAGAAAAATCATCCTGTTAGTACCATTCTGCTGAGAAACCAAGGGTAGTTTAGAGAAAATCACAAGTGTGAACTCTACATCTCGCTATACACATACCCTAAAAACATTTAGGACATGTTCCCTGGATTCTGAGAGTTATAATCTAAAAAATTTATTCGTAACCTGCTTTTTTTTGAACAAACTAGGTAAATTGCATGTAAAGCACACAAATTTGGTGCAAATTTTGTTTAGTGTGCTGGTGATTGCTTAAGCAAAGCTAGGAAGGCTCAGAATATTCCGtgaaacaatgaagaaaaaaagactagaaacaagcaaacaatCTTAAAATTTCTATTTGAAAGGTAAATGGCTGttagaaaataaatcccacCTCAtcattttttctcccctgtttttcttctatcaaacagaaggtattttttctcctccctttttcaagatttgcttttcttccacattttcctGTGTGCATCCTTTGCAAACATGGTTTGTTCACATCCCCTAATGGTTTCAGTTaccagtttggggttttttgcatttattgtaACACATCCTCACTGTTTTTTATGTCTAACCTTTGCATTGTTATGTTCTTCCTAAATCTCATCTCCATTTCTTTGGTTCCTGATGCTCTCTCTCCTCTGTTCCTGAACACCAGAAGCTGAAGCACTGTAACTACTCTTCTTTAACCTCTGAATGTCGCTGACTACGGTTCTGTTAACAATGAGTGCTGGCACAAAAAATTTGAAGATTGGTCTCTGCAGCACCACCTTACATATCTCTTTATCACATGAAAGAAATGCAACATATCCCTATAAAGGGGACTCTATTTAAGGAATGTAAGGCATTAAATCAAAAAACAATCAAGAAATCACATTTCCAACTTTGGTAGAACTATTAggatgaaaaattgaaatttgttttaaatgagatTTAAGTTTCTTTCAAAACATTCTGATGATGAAGAGAGGCACAATATATACTTACAAAGTTCGAAGCACCTTTTGCTCTTGGCATAAAGTAACAGGAATACTGTTTATCTTGGTTCCTGTAAGagttctgggggaaaaaaacccaacaaactcACACATATAAAtgcttgttttgtttatgaCAGATGACATAACAAGGATATATAAGAACAGAATGCTATTGGAGTGCTAGATTCACCCACCAAATTTTGGTTGGATGGttagtttggggtttggtttctttgggttttttttggttttgttttttggggtttttttttttttttgttttggtttttttgttttgtttgtttgttggattttggggtttttttaagaggacaatttttctgtttttcatttctgggAGAGGGATTAGTATCAGTGGCCTTTTTCATAGGCCTTTCTCAGCTTCCCCTACTAAAAGAGAACCCACTTAGTGTCACCCAGGTATCAGAGTGAGGAAAATGGTATTGTTACATTTATTGACAGGAAGAGAACATACATGCAGTTGCTCTCCAGATCCACTAATCATATTTCAATTACTTCCTAAGAGGCAAACCCatgaatttatttctgcagaagcCACTTACAAGCTCTCCAGATTTACGGTTCCTGTCAAATTAGGAAACCACTGCACCATGCTGGCACCCCGAATGACCCTGGAAAAAATCCCCATGAAAATCAGGTGTGAACTACTATGAAATTGAATTTTGACATTCAGTCTTATTATCAGGTAGATATTTACACCAAGGAGACATTCTAATGTTCttactgcttttaaattttatacttGAATAATGTGTGAAAGGCTGTCTTTTCACTGCTTCTTATGCTGCCCATTTGCTTAATAAATTACTCCTCCACGAGCAAACAATTGCAATTCATCAAACTGCAAAGAGTGCTATCaacacacattaaaaatgcagcttgtAGTTCCAAGTCTCACTCCATTTTGCTTATTCATCACCCCTGGAAGTGGTATCTTTTAAGAGCATACACGCACTAACCTGCAAAACATTCTCACCATGTGCATCCCTGCTCAAAAAACCACCAAGGACATATTGCAGATTGTTTAACTAAGAATCTGAGCATTTAGCCTTGGGTTATGTATCTCATGAAAggtaatttaataaaaaaagttgTGGAGCACATTTAATAGAGCTTCTTAAGGAACTAGATTTTCCCAACAATAACAGTATTTATTAGaacttactgaaaaaaaccctctcatgTAAGAGGGAGTCAGAGAATTTATTTGAGTCCTTAGCTGCAATATTTCATTCCCATTTATTGTACAGTATTGTCAAAAAGGTACTTACAGGGAATGCAGATCTGACAGATTCTGAAATGCTGAGTTCCCCACAAAAGACAAAGGATTATCATACAAAtgtctggaaaaagaaaaacacatttcagtgtTTGTTCTTACAGTCACTGTCTGCTAAAGGCTAAAAATAGACAGATGAAAATTACTTACATCGTTCTCAGAAGGGGGTTTCCTGCAAATGCACCATCAGGAATTATGGAAATGTAATTACTGTGAAATCCCCTAAAGAtaatagcaaagaaaaacacttaaGCATTAGCATTTAAAACTATACTGCCAGCAGATTCAACCAGTAGTCATTTTCATCATACCTACTCAATTCCCAATCCTGCCTTAACAAGGATTGCAATAGGACTAAGTCCATCTGCAGGaataattttaatgatttcTGTCTACTGCATAGCAgctaaactgaaaatatttcattagaaaggaattattttgacCCAACATGATGCTGTACTTTCACTTTTCCCTTTCGCCTCTTAAGGAGGGCACAAGGACAATGGGCATCATCAATGAGCACCAACCTGGAGGCCAAAACCCTCTCCTGATTCAGATCTATGCTAATGCTTCTCCGGCTTATGTAactccaaaataattttcaacacATGCCCTCTCCAGATGAtgattatattttcttttaattatagCCTCACTTAGCATACCTTAACCTAATTTAGGCTCCTGCACAATGAGGCAAGCATTCTTAAATCCaggatttttccccccctttttatttatgaaaaggagaaagaaaactggtAAAAAGGGAGAATAAGTGATACTCACAACTCCTTTAGACTTGGAAGTGCTTTTATGGCTTCAGGGAACTCTACCATGTTATTATAATTTAAATCCCtagaagaaataaagcaagaacATTATAAAATTTTTAACAGTAGCCATGAATTGGCaagataatttttgtttaagACAGtccaatgaaagaaaaaagttctcAGAACATCTTTAACTAGAACAGAATAACCTCAAGTTAGATTTAAACTTCTGATGTTTTACATACTTTATAACCAGCTAATAACTCAGGTAAGATATTTAATATTACCCAGAGGATTATTCATATTAAGTCAAATAATATTTCCTTACAGCAAAGCTCAGTATTTTTCAATACCTTGTAGATTTTTCTTCAACAGAATTTACACAGAAATGAACTATGattgcaaagatttttttaaaaagtagataCAAATGACTACTCTTGATTATCATCTGACAAATACCTTTTGTTAAGGctttataaaacaaacaataaataaGCCGTTATATAAAAGCAGATCTTGCAGGAAAACCAAATATAAATACTGActggaagcacagaaaaatctcaTGACAGACTGGTCATGGGGATCTGTTGAATTCTCAGTTAAGCTGTCACTATTCCAGCAGTAATGTCAGGACCTCTGCAAAAGGGATTCCTTATAAATGACAAAAACCATTTTCAGAGTCCTGTATCAGCTGTATCTATTTACCCAGCACATCATTGCTTATTTGAGGGTAAAAGAGAAGAAGTAAGTAGCATCTCTGGACTCCTCCAAGCACCTCACATTAACAGAGCTTGTCACTGGCTTGCCCTGGCCCTCCTTCATTAGTTTCACTTCTTTAGCATTCCCCAAAGCATACAAAAAAGGCATTGCTGAGGGAGATTATCACTTATTAGACATTCCCTGAGTGAGCTGCagagaaatgggaaatgtgACCCAAGCAACTGAAAGCCAGTCCTTGCCACTGAGGCACTTGGGAGGTTCAGGATGACGAACAGTGGAGCAAAGCCCTCTGAGACCCCCATCAGAAACCTCCTATTGTCACACAACAGCTTTGGCAACGTATCCTATAGATATTTAACCCTACAGGAAATCTGAGAAACAAGTGTTTGTCCCCTGTCACTCATGGGGCCACTCAAACACTTGTGATCTGTCCACCTGGCGCAGCAGAATGCTATGCAAAAGCACGCCAGCTAGACCAGGGCTAGGAACACTGAAGCCACGTCAGCCAGCATGATATCTCACCCAGGCTAGCATTTACCTGCTTCTCAACGTAGTTAATTTGGTTGTGGTGGGGCAGTGCACTGATACCAGCCTTCAGTTCCAAAACTGAGCTGGACCTAAGTGTCAGTGCACATACACCTGATTTGCAAAACTTTCATCATACCAGCATGGCAACCTTGATTAAGCTGAGACTGAGAAAAACACTGACCACAAATTATTGTAGGAAACATACTTACAAGGTTTCAAGGTTGTCTAATCCATCAAAACAGTGTTTTCctatagtttttattttattattatgaagatgtctgaaaaacaaaaccaaaacaagtgAATGATTTCATGTAAGTTAACAAATCAGCAGATATTTCTAGGAAATCAAAAGAGTTaaacagtttaagaaaaaacacTGAATGGGGTGGATTACACAGAAGAATATCTTTCACTTCCAGACAGAATATTTCATCCTCATATGGAAAAAGAATAGATTGCAGTCAAGACAACCTATTTTAAATCTTTACTCACTATTCAGAAATGTGATAAAAATATagcaaacacagaaatcaaacaaatttttcattttattccacACAGATTTTTAAGATTACAAAGAGACAGGtttcagataaaataattttttcttcttttcgTATCTCTAAAAGCTTTCTCTGACAATCATTGTTTTGAAGTATTCATTATATAATGAGATGTCAGAAATCAAATCTCACTACCTACCGCTATTGTGGCTTTTTGTTTAGGAGAAAGTCTTTAGCAAACCTTCAGCAGGTTCTCTATCATACATGGTATCATCTCATGTTGGCAGTAGCCAACTGAgctaaaacacagcaaaagaaccattttcattttcagtgccaCC
This region of Motacilla alba alba isolate MOTALB_02 chromosome 5, Motacilla_alba_V1.0_pri, whole genome shotgun sequence genomic DNA includes:
- the LGR4 gene encoding leucine-rich repeat-containing G-protein coupled receptor 4 isoform X1, which encodes MRCLALLGLVAWGLGSWAGHSGGASPPPCPAPCSCDGDRGVDCSGRGLAAVPPGLSAFTHALDISMNNITRLPEDAFKNFPYLEELRLAGNDLTFIHPKALSGLKELKVLTLQNNQLKTVPNEAIRGLSSLQSLRLDANHITAIPEDSFEGLPQLRHLWLDDNSLTEVPISPLSNLPSLQALTLALNRITHIPDYAFTNLSSLVVLHLHNNKIKTIGKHCFDGLDNLETLDLNYNNMVEFPEAIKALPSLKELGFHSNYISIIPDGAFAGNPLLRTIHLYDNPLSFVGNSAFQNLSDLHSLVIRGASMVQWFPNLTGTVNLESLTLTGTKINSIPVTLCQEQKVLRTLDLSYNNIKDLPSFKGCHTLEEISLQHNQIHEIAEDTFQGLSSLRVLDLSRNRIHQIHKGAFITVGALLNLDLSFNELSSVPAEGLSGLNQLKLTGNSELKEALAAKNFAKLRLLSVPYAYQCCAFWGCDSYLHSNAEDSSHQDQGALMDHEKANADTLRNEKNEELGQTVIHCTPATGAFKPCEYLLGSWMIRLTVWFIFLVALFFNLLVMLTIFASCTTLPSSKLFIGLISVSNLFMGVYTGILTFLDAVSWGRFAEFGIWWETGSGCRIAGFLAVFSSESAIIFLMLAAVERSLSAKEFIKKGKSNRQKQFQIAAFFAFLCALVAGCLPLFYKAEYSASPLCLPFPTGETPLLGFTVTLVLLNSLAFLLMAVIYTKLYCNLEKEDLSENSQSSTIKHVAWLIFTNCIFFCPVAFFSFAPLITAISISPEIMKSVTLIFFPLPACLNPVLYVFFNPKFKEDWKLLRRHLSRRNGAVAIAVSAQGDVAQDFYYDCSIYSHLQGGSVALCECCESLLLSKPVPCKHLMKSHSCPALAVVPCQRLDGYWSDCGTQSAHSDYVDEDDSFVSDSSDQVQACGRACFYQSRGFPLVRYAYNIPRIKD
- the LGR4 gene encoding leucine-rich repeat-containing G-protein coupled receptor 4 isoform X2 is translated as MRCLALLGLVAWGLGSWAGHSGGASPPPCPAPCSCDGDRGVDCSGRGLAAVPPGLSAFTHALDISMNNITRLPEDAFKNFPYLEELRLAGNDLTFIHPKALSGLKELKVLRLDANHITAIPEDSFEGLPQLRHLWLDDNSLTEVPISPLSNLPSLQALTLALNRITHIPDYAFTNLSSLVVLHLHNNKIKTIGKHCFDGLDNLETLDLNYNNMVEFPEAIKALPSLKELGFHSNYISIIPDGAFAGNPLLRTIHLYDNPLSFVGNSAFQNLSDLHSLVIRGASMVQWFPNLTGTVNLESLTLTGTKINSIPVTLCQEQKVLRTLDLSYNNIKDLPSFKGCHTLEEISLQHNQIHEIAEDTFQGLSSLRVLDLSRNRIHQIHKGAFITVGALLNLDLSFNELSSVPAEGLSGLNQLKLTGNSELKEALAAKNFAKLRLLSVPYAYQCCAFWGCDSYLHSNAEDSSHQDQGALMDHEKANADTLRNEKNEELGQTVIHCTPATGAFKPCEYLLGSWMIRLTVWFIFLVALFFNLLVMLTIFASCTTLPSSKLFIGLISVSNLFMGVYTGILTFLDAVSWGRFAEFGIWWETGSGCRIAGFLAVFSSESAIIFLMLAAVERSLSAKEFIKKGKSNRQKQFQIAAFFAFLCALVAGCLPLFYKAEYSASPLCLPFPTGETPLLGFTVTLVLLNSLAFLLMAVIYTKLYCNLEKEDLSENSQSSTIKHVAWLIFTNCIFFCPVAFFSFAPLITAISISPEIMKSVTLIFFPLPACLNPVLYVFFNPKFKEDWKLLRRHLSRRNGAVAIAVSAQGDVAQDFYYDCSIYSHLQGGSVALCECCESLLLSKPVPCKHLMKSHSCPALAVVPCQRLDGYWSDCGTQSAHSDYVDEDDSFVSDSSDQVQACGRACFYQSRGFPLVRYAYNIPRIKD